The bacterium genome segment TGCTCGACACTGCGCGCTATCTAATAATCAAAGAGCTGGCCATAGCGCAGGACATGGGCGAAGAGGAAGTGGCAGAGGAGATCGACGAGATCTTCGCCAACTGATTCACAGCAAACATGGCATCATAATAAGGCCCGCTGCTCGGCGGGCCTTTTTCTTTATAAATGGCTTGCTTGCGGGCTGTCTGTGGTCTATTTGGCATCCTCTATGAACGCGTGGGCGATAATAGCGGCAGCCGGGCTGGGGAAGCGGATGGCCGCGGGCCGGCCGAAGCAGTACCTGGAAATCGGCGGGAAGCCGATCATCTGCCACACCCTCGAACGCTTCCGGGCATCAAAATTCATGCAGAACCTCGTGGTCGTGGTTGAGCCGGGTCGCGAAAAGGCGATCGAGGATGAGATCCTGGGCCGATTCCAATTCCCGAAGTCATGGATCGTGACCGCAGGGGGCGCCCATCGCCAGGATTCGGTTTCCAACGGGCTCTCAAGAGTTCCTGCCGATTGCGACGTGGTCGCTGTGCACGACGCTGTCCGGCCCTTTGTGACGCCGGGCCAGATCGACTCCGCGATCGAGCTCGCGTTCAAAGAGGGCGCATGCATCGTGGCTACGCCCGTCAAAGAGACCATAAAGAGGGAGGCAGAGGACCGC includes the following:
- the ispD gene encoding 2-C-methyl-D-erythritol 4-phosphate cytidylyltransferase, with amino-acid sequence MNAWAIIAAAGLGKRMAAGRPKQYLEIGGKPIICHTLERFRASKFMQNLVVVVEPGREKAIEDEILGRFQFPKSWIVTAGGAHRQDSVSNGLSRVPADCDVVAVHDAVRPFVTPGQIDSAIELAFKEGACIVATPVKETIKREAEDRHISETVDRIALWGAKTPQCFRRSLLCDAMERARREGFKGTDEASICERAGTRVRVIEGDERNIKITTPS